ATCGGTGGTGATTCCCAAAAAAGCCCCGGCCAACGGGAGCAAGATTGCAGTAGTGGGAAGCGGGCCGGCCGGCCTGACTCTGGCCGCGGATATGGCGCTCAAGGGTTACAGCGTCACTCTTTACGAAGCGCTGCATAAACCGGGCGGGGTGCTGGTTTATGGCATTCCCGAGTTCCGGCTGCCCAAAGCCATCGTTGAGGCCGAGATCAATTACCTGCGCCGGATGGGGGTCAAGATCGAGGTCAATTCTTTGATCGGCCGTCTTTACGACTTGAACGATCTTTGGACTATGGGATACAATGCGGTCTATTTGGCGGTAGGCGCGGGGCTGCCGGTGTTCCTGAACATTCCCGGCGAGAATCTGTGCAATATCTATTCGGCCAACGAGTACCTTACCCGGCTTAATCTGATGAAAGCCTATTCTTTTCCGGACTACGACACTCCGGCCCCCAAGGGCCGGCAGGTGGTGGTGGTGGGCGCCGGCAACGTGGCCATGGACTGCGCCCGCACCGCCTTAAGGATGGGCAGCCGCGAGGCGACTATCGTTTATCGCCGCTCGCGCAATGAGATGCCGGCCAGGAAGGAAGAAATACATCACGCCGAAGAAGAAGACATTAAATTCAGGCTGATGACCAACCCGGTGCGGTACATCGGCGACGACCAGCGCTGGGTGCGCCAGATAGAATGCGTCCAGATGAAATTGGGCGAGCCGGACGCCTCGGGCCGGCCCAGGCCAATACCCATCGCCGGTTCCAATTTTTTGATCGATACCGACCTGGTGATCGTGGCGGTGGGCGCCGGGCCGAACCCGGTGGTTTTCTCCGGGTTCCTGGGCATAGAAAGGAGAGATAAAGGATACGTCGTCTCCAAGACCCCATCGGGACGCACCAATCTGCCCGGGGTCTGGGCCGGCGGAGATATCGTAACCGGGTCGGCCACCGTGATCTCGGCCATGGGCATGGCCCGGCTGGCGGCCGATGACATGCACAAATACCTGACGGAAAAACCGGGCCAATGGCTGTAAAAGAAAAGGCCATGAATGGCCTTGATTGGCATTGATGCGCGTCTTTAACCCAGCCCTTCCTCCTACGCTAAAGCTTCCGCGGGCGCTATCATGCCAGCTTCTTTAAGTGCAGTAGCTTTAGCGGAGGCACTCGGCTGATGAATAAGGACTGGGTTAAGAGCACATACTCTGTACCCCAGTCTTAGGCCGTTCACGCCTGCCCACGGCCCCGCTTGCCCCGCAAAGCGGTGGCAAAGCGGAGCCTCGCCTTCGGCGTGGCGTGGCGTGCCGAAACAACTACGGCCTGCAGGCACGGCCTTTGCCCCAGCAGGCTATGCCCGGCCTTCGCAGCCTCAGCTGCTACGGCTAAAGTAGGCTGCGGCGGACAGGCCCCTTCAGGCTCCATAATTTTTATCCGCCTTCGCAGAAGACCACGGGCTATGCCCGTGGATGAATGCGCATCAGGTAGATGCTACGGCGGACGCCGTCGGCCATAGCCTTTGGCGCCGGACGATGTCGCTGATTACTCAAGGCGGATAACCCCGCCACTGGCGGGGTAACCTAGGGAAAGGAACCACGGGCTTTGCCCGTGGGGCTCCATTGCCCCTTGACAAGTTTTCAAAAAATGTTATAATCCTAAAGGTACAGGTCTACAATATATTTAACCAAAAGGAGGAAAGGATATGCCGTTGCCCAAGGATTTCAGCCAGGCCGTTAATGCGTTGACGGCGCGAGCTCAAGGGTTGGACAAGAACAAGGCGGACTTTGCCTCGGCCGCAGACCAGGGGATCGTCAAGCCGTTCTTAAGCGGCGCAGCCAAGATCAAAGACATAGACGCCCGGCAGGAGCAAGCCAAGGCGGCCCTGCACCAGATCACCGAGGAACTGAATTCGGCCATGAAGGACGTGGCCGGCCTGGAGTCGCAGTTGACCTCGCTGATCTACGCCAAGTACACCAAGAAGAACGATAAGTTGGAGGAGTTCGGCCTGAAGTCCTGGAAGCCCAGCGGGAGAAAAGGGCCCAGGGCCAAGAAGTGCTGACCGACCCCTCCCTTGATCCCTCCCACGATTACGTTAATTTATCCGACAAAGCTTTAGCGCAGTTGAATGCTTCGTCGCACAGGCCCGGCAGGAGAGGAAAACTATGTCCCCTCTGGTAGAGGGGAACGAGGGGTGTGTCCAAGCCTGCGGGAAACGAGTTCCAGGTTGTGGAACGAGCGTTCCAAAGCGCGGAGTTAGAATGCCAGGCCGCGGAATGGGCATTCCGTGAGGCGGAATAAGAATATTAGCCTTGGGAATTAGAGTTCCACAACGTAATATTAATATTCCGGGCCAGGGAATTAGTATTCCAACCGTTG
This portion of the candidate division TA06 bacterium genome encodes:
- the gltA gene encoding NADPH-dependent glutamate synthase, translated to MISVRSKLIPFYICTKSGCRWHGISQADELKIKPKAARQKVPEQDAVLRIRNFQEVPYGFTRETALIEANRCLNCKDPKCQKGCPVDIDIPQFIGLIKEEKFAEAAQKIKEKNALPAICGRVCPQEDQCEKDCILALKEPPVAIGSLERFAADMERETKSVVIPKKAPANGSKIAVVGSGPAGLTLAADMALKGYSVTLYEALHKPGGVLVYGIPEFRLPKAIVEAEINYLRRMGVKIEVNSLIGRLYDLNDLWTMGYNAVYLAVGAGLPVFLNIPGENLCNIYSANEYLTRLNLMKAYSFPDYDTPAPKGRQVVVVGAGNVAMDCARTALRMGSREATIVYRRSRNEMPARKEEIHHAEEEDIKFRLMTNPVRYIGDDQRWVRQIECVQMKLGEPDASGRPRPIPIAGSNFLIDTDLVIVAVGAGPNPVVFSGFLGIERRDKGYVVSKTPSGRTNLPGVWAGGDIVTGSATVISAMGMARLAADDMHKYLTEKPGQWL